The Dermacentor albipictus isolate Rhodes 1998 colony chromosome 2, USDA_Dalb.pri_finalv2, whole genome shotgun sequence genome has a segment encoding these proteins:
- the LOC139055780 gene encoding streptococcal hemagglutinin-like — MQRLTKTRQPTATNAPLASSSTAASATEPTLSTLNVTSDVPNSKPAALPQPAAFLHSAHATVHIPATFNAVSNAESSDSTAASQSAFVASRSPTTKIHAVSDAKSPGPLNVSQPAAFTVAATDAAASIPATLAPVVNCCNQTSESQLNALVAAAPTGSTTSAVLDSANSMPANVIPSVSRCVSVAPTSLTTVYPADDSSAEMDFTSSPDNDHNTPSLESGWSTVSTSRKPASAARPRTELISVGIQLPPGTLTPKLPLYDLLAAIVSAAHLSSKTSAGITLQAKPAQSLVFLKTHSPLTAQLLLSLTHLQLHGSYAATVKGPSVQASLSSPTIPSPSLTDENRSFDLRLAMLERHQREQQRISQDLQQQIHALTQTLKTTTSSLTSQLTKLNEHLATLITPSPNAQVAPLADLVETTTTAHHTRLLQLETSIVQILTTLQTQSKQLESFASMLGSLQESLPPAKKKERVPANSSTSNLS; from the exons ATGCAGCGTCTCACGAAGACCCGGCAGCCGACAGCCACCAATGCCCCGCTGGCCTCCTCTTCTACCGCCGCCAGTGCCACTGAGCCTACTCTGTCAACGCTGAATGTTACCAGCGACGTGCCTAATTCTAAGCCGGCAGCCCTGCCTCAACCGGCTGCGTTCCTGCACTCCGCACACGCCACCGTGCATATTCCGGCCACGTTCAACGCTGTGAGCAACGCTGAGAGCTCTGACTCGACCGCCGCGTCGCAGTCGGCGTTCGTCGCCTCAAGGTCTCCTACGACCAAGATCCACGCTGTCAGCGACGCCAAGAGTCCCGGACCACTGAACGTGTCGCAGCCTGCAGCGTTCACCGTCGCCGCCACGGATGCCGCCGCGTCTATTCCGGCCACATTGGCGCCTGTTGTAAATTGCTGCAATCAGACATCAGAATCGCAGCTGAACGCGCTTGTTGCAGCCGCTCCCACCGGATCCACCACCTCTGCCGTGCTGGACAGTGCAAACTCTATGCCcgccaatgtcattcccagtgttTCGAGATGTGTTTCTGTCGCCCCTACCTCCTTGACCACTGTGTATCCGGCTGACGACTCGTCGGCGGAGATGGATTTCACGTCGTCCCCAGACAACGACCATAATACGCCATCATTAGAAAGCGGCTGGAGCACCGTCAGTACCAGCCGCAAACCTGCCTCCGCCGCCCGCCCTCGCACCGAGCTCATCTCAGTTGGGATACAGCTTCCGCCCGGTACCCTCACTCCCAAGCTGCCTCTTTACGACTTGCTTGCCGCCATCGTCTCCGCCGCACATCTCTCCTCCAAAACCAGCGCAGGGATCACCCTTCAGGCCAAGCCAGCTCAGAGCCTTGTATTTCTGAAAACACACTCCCCTCTCACCGCCCAACTCCTACTTTCTCTCACGCATCTTCAGCTCCACG GCTCCTACGCCGCTACAGTCAAAGGGCCCTCGGTGCAAGCATCCCTTTCTTCCCCTACTATACCCTCGCCATCCCTGACTGACGAGAACCGCTCCTTCGATCTCCGGCTCGCAATGCTTGAGCGTCACCAGCGCGAACAACAGCGCATCTCCCAAGATTTACAACAGCAAATCCACGCATTGACACAAACCCTAAAGACAACAACCTCCTCTCTTACATCCCAGCTTACCAAGCTAAATGAGCACCTTGCCACGCTCATCACCCCGTCCCCTAACGCCCAGGTCGCCCCATTGGCTGACCTGGTAGAAACCACCACCACTGCACACCACACTCGCTTGCTTCAGCTCGAAACTTCGATTGTTCAGATCCTCACCACCCTCCAAACCCAATCCAAGCAATTGGAATCATTCGCTTCTATGCTGGGCTCCCTCCAGGAGTCACTGCCCCCGGCCAAAAAGAAGGAACGTGTCCCCGCAAACTCTTCTACCTCTAATCTATCGTAA